DNA sequence from the Nevskiales bacterium genome:
GGCGCTCATGGGCTTCATGTCCTCTTTCGATTCTTCGACCATCGCCTTGACGGCGGCGGGATCGATGCGCGCCATTAAATGTTCGTAGGCTGAAATGCGTCGAGGCAGCCGTTTCACCAGCTGGAACGATGCCGGTTCCTCGATGCCGAACAGGGCGAGCGCCTTGCGGGCCGTCGCCGGGAGAACGGGCGCCAGATAGAGCGTCAACACATAGAACGCACACAGAGTGTCCGTGCAGACGTCTTGCAAACGCCCGTGCTGCGCCGGGTCCTTCGCGAGCAGCCAGGGTTTGCGCTCGTCCCATGTGGCATTGATGAAATCGGCCAGGCGCATCGCTTCGCGTACGACGCGCGCGAAATCTCTCGCCTCATAGGCATCCCGGAAGCTGTCTTCCTCGGCCCACAACAGGGTCGTGCAGGGCCTCGCAGTCGATCCGGACAGCGCGCTGAGCCGATGGTCGAAGTGGCGGTTGATGAAGCTGGCGGCACGGCTGGCGATGTTCACGTACTTGCCGATCAGGTCCGAGTTCACACGCGCGACGAAGTCATCGAGGTTGAGGTCGATGTCGTCCACGCCGTCCGACAGCTTGGCCGCGTAGTAGTAGCGCAGGCACTCCGGGTTCAGGTGCCTCAGGTAGGTCTCGGCGCGGATGAAGGTGCCGCGGCTCTTGCTCATCTTCTCGCCGTTGACGGTGAGATAACCGTTGACCGACAGCCCGGTCGGCTGGCGCAGGCCCGCGCCCTTGAGCATCGCCGGCCACATCAGGCCGTGGAAGTTGACGATGTCCTTGCCGATGAAGTGCCAGACCTCGGTGTCCGAGCCGGCGTCCCAGAATTCCCGCCAGTCCTTGCCCTGGCGGTCGTACAGGTTCTTCAGGCTGGCGAGGTAGCCGATTGGGGCATCCAGCCAGACATATAAGTACTTGCCCGGCGCGCCCGGGATCTCGAAGCCGAAGTAGGGCGCGTCGCGCGAGATGTCCCAGTCGCGCAGCCCGGAGTCGAGCCACTCCCTGAGCTTGTTGGCGACCGCGGGGTGCAGCCGGCCGGACTCGATCCATGCCGCCAGCTGGTCCGCGAATCGGCTGAGCTTGAAGAAATAATGCTCCGAGGGCCGCAGCACCGGCCTTGCCCCGGAAACCACCGAGTAGGGGTTCTTCAGGTCGGTCGGCGAATAGGTCGCGGCACAATTCTCGCAGGCGTCGCCGTACTGGTCCTTGGCGCCGCACTTCGGGCACTCGCCCTTGATGTAGCGGTCCGGCAGGAACATGGCCTTGACCGGATCGTAGAGCTGCTCGATGGTGTGCCTTTCGATATGCCCGGCCTGGTCCAGCAGCGTGTAGAACAGCTCCGACAGTTCTTTGTTCTCGGGGGAGTGCGTCGTGTGGTAGTTGTCGAACGCGACGCCGAAATCCCGGAAGTCACGCCGGTGCTCGTCCAGCACGCGCGCGATCAGCTGCTCGGGCGTGACGCCGTCGGCCTCGGCCTTGAGCATGATCGGAGTGCCGTGCGCGTCGTCGGCGCAGACATACGTGACGTCGTGGCCCTGCATGCGCTGGAAGCGCACCCAGATGTCGGCCTGGATGTAGCCCACCAGATGCCCGAGGTGGATCGGCCCGTTGGCATAGGGCAGGGCGTTGGTGACGAAGATTTTTCTTTTCGGTCCGGACACGGCGCACACCCGCGAAACAGGCGCGGATTATGCCATACGGCGCCATGCGCCCCTGTGCGCGATGCTAGAATCGCCGGACTTTCGAGAGCGCTGCATGAGCCAGAAGCCGCCCATTCCGGGCATCCAGCACATCGTCGCCGTGGCCAGCGGCAAGGGCGGCGTGGGCAAGTCGACGGTCGCCGCCAATCTGGCGCTGGCGCTGGCGGCGGAAGGCCGGCGCGTCGGCGT
Encoded proteins:
- the metG gene encoding methionine--tRNA ligase, encoding MSGPKRKIFVTNALPYANGPIHLGHLVGYIQADIWVRFQRMQGHDVTYVCADDAHGTPIMLKAEADGVTPEQLIARVLDEHRRDFRDFGVAFDNYHTTHSPENKELSELFYTLLDQAGHIERHTIEQLYDPVKAMFLPDRYIKGECPKCGAKDQYGDACENCAATYSPTDLKNPYSVVSGARPVLRPSEHYFFKLSRFADQLAAWIESGRLHPAVANKLREWLDSGLRDWDISRDAPYFGFEIPGAPGKYLYVWLDAPIGYLASLKNLYDRQGKDWREFWDAGSDTEVWHFIGKDIVNFHGLMWPAMLKGAGLRQPTGLSVNGYLTVNGEKMSKSRGTFIRAETYLRHLNPECLRYYYAAKLSDGVDDIDLNLDDFVARVNSDLIGKYVNIASRAASFINRHFDHRLSALSGSTARPCTTLLWAEEDSFRDAYEARDFARVVREAMRLADFINATWDERKPWLLAKDPAQHGRLQDVCTDTLCAFYVLTLYLAPVLPATARKALALFGIEEPASFQLVKRLPRRISAYEHLMARIDPAAVKAMVEESKEDMKPMSAQAPPPQASPIKREGEKAKSPPPLAGKGVKEKSPPPSVGEGQGAGVIAIDDFAKVDLRIARIVKAEHVEGADKLLRLTVDLGELGQRTVFAGIKSAYAPEQLEGRLTVVVANLAPRKMKFGLSEGMVLAAGPGGKDLFILSPDTGAQPGMRVK